The Niabella beijingensis genomic interval GGCGGTTGCTGGTAAACGATACCGACTTTTATATAAAAGGTGTTGCTGCAAATGACTACTGGCAGGATGCGATCCGCTACGGTGCCAATGCCGTGCGGACTTATGGCGTGTCCAAAAGCACGAAGTCGATCATGGACAGTGTTTATAAAGTAGGGCTGTTTGTGAATTTTGGTATTTATATCAAAAGAGAGGTCGATGGATTTGATTATAACGATGAAGCGGCGGTGAAAGCACAGTTTGAAAGCACGAAAGCAGCGGTGAACCGCTTTAAAGATCACCCGGCATTGCTGGTCTGGTCCATCGGAAACGAAGCGGAGGCCTCTTATACCAACCGCAGGCTTTGGACGGCCATCAATGATATTGCAAAAATGATTCATGAAATAGATAAGAATCATCCGACTACAGTAACACTGGCTACCTCCAATGTGGATCATATCCGGAATATCATGCAGCTGGCGCCGGAAATTGATATCCTGTCGGTCAATTGCTATGCCCCCAATTTGCCCGGCGTACCGGCCAATCTTCAGGCGGCGGGATGGAACAAGCCGTATATGATTACAGAATTCGGACCAAGAGGCACCTGGCAGATGGCGCCGGAACCACAGCGGATACTGCCCTGGGGCGGATTGGTGGAACAAACAAGTACGGAAAAAGCAGCCGACTATCTCCATGCCTATCAGCAGGAGATCCTTCCGAACCGTGATAAAGGTTGCCTCGGCTCCTTTGTGTTTTTATGGGGATATCAGCGCCATGGCGAAGTGCTGACCTGGTATGGGTTGTTTGATAAAAAAAAGAACAGCTTCGAAGCTGCAGATGCCATGCAGTATGCCTGGACGGGGCAATATCCGGCAAACAGGGCCCCGGTTATTGCTTCGCGTAATGATCTGCTGCTGAACGGAAAGAAGGCGGAGGCTGCAGTGACCTTGCCGGTTAACGGACAAAACAATACGGCCATGGTAACGGCCGCTGATCCGGAAGGCGATCCGCTTACCTATGAATGGCTGATCGTAAAAGAAAAAGCGGCCGCGTCCGATGGAAGTCTGCCGGAGGGTATGGAAGGACTGATCGCTGATAACAAGAAGGCTCAGATCAGTTTTAAAGCACCGGCGGAAGGCGGTGCTTACCGGTTGTATGTTTTTGTTCGGGATGATACGCATAAAAAAGTGGCGAGCGCGGTCATTCCCTTTTTAGTTAATTAGGAAAACGGATACAATGAAACGATTTAAAAATTTAACTGCTTTTGTGCTGCCAGTGCTCCTCTTCCTGGCTTGTAACAAGAGTGAGGGACTTCAGGTGGAAAAATTTTCAAGACCGGCATTCGGAGTTCAATCACTGAATGCGATTCCGGCTGCCCTGCATCCCGGCGATGTGATCAGTCTGAAACTGAATATAACACCCCCTTCCGGTTTTGCCATCAGCAAACTGGTAACGCAGCTGAACAATGCAGCGCTGCCAGGCAGTGAATTACAGGTTACCGGAAGTACGGCGCCGGTGGCGTATACGTA includes:
- a CDS encoding glycoside hydrolase family 2 TIM barrel-domain containing protein, which gives rise to MKYCIILLNILFVVAAGCKQDHYQIPAASFDDGPPGPPSVVKTVRVNDKWRLLVNDTDFYIKGVAANDYWQDAIRYGANAVRTYGVSKSTKSIMDSVYKVGLFVNFGIYIKREVDGFDYNDEAAVKAQFESTKAAVNRFKDHPALLVWSIGNEAEASYTNRRLWTAINDIAKMIHEIDKNHPTTVTLATSNVDHIRNIMQLAPEIDILSVNCYAPNLPGVPANLQAAGWNKPYMITEFGPRGTWQMAPEPQRILPWGGLVEQTSTEKAADYLHAYQQEILPNRDKGCLGSFVFLWGYQRHGEVLTWYGLFDKKKNSFEAADAMQYAWTGQYPANRAPVIASRNDLLLNGKKAEAAVTLPVNGQNNTAMVTAADPEGDPLTYEWLIVKEKAAASDGSLPEGMEGLIADNKKAQISFKAPAEGGAYRLYVFVRDDTHKKVASAVIPFLVN